A genomic window from Acidobacteriota bacterium includes:
- a CDS encoding tetratricopeptide repeat protein — MIDSTPGAIAHPRRHRPPIFVLVLLVVCLGPAACRGLQWEDYMEAAYHARQDGRYREAEELLLVAADQAATFPPDDLRRAMTLNDLAEICIAEQRHSEVEVLYRQATEVIEAALGPEHLDLAAHLATVAAFYAAQGIYTEAEPRYERAVAIMEPALGWAHPDLAAHFASLASVYHRQGLHAEAEPLFERALAVLDLALEPDNVRLAEILEEYAELLRATNRGVEAGPLEARARRIRATP; from the coding sequence ATGATCGACTCCACGCCGGGCGCCATCGCGCACCCACGGCGGCACCGGCCGCCAATCTTCGTTCTCGTCCTGCTCGTTGTCTGCCTCGGCCCGGCCGCCTGCCGCGGACTGCAATGGGAGGACTACATGGAGGCCGCCTACCACGCCCGCCAGGACGGCCGCTACCGCGAGGCCGAGGAGCTGCTTCTCGTGGCGGCCGACCAGGCGGCGACCTTTCCCCCGGATGACCTGCGGCGAGCCATGACGCTGAACGACCTCGCGGAGATCTGCATCGCGGAACAGCGCCATTCGGAGGTCGAGGTGCTCTACCGACAGGCTACCGAGGTCATCGAGGCGGCACTCGGTCCGGAGCACCTCGATCTGGCCGCTCACCTCGCGACGGTCGCCGCGTTCTATGCGGCGCAGGGGATCTACACCGAGGCCGAGCCGCGCTACGAGCGCGCCGTAGCGATCATGGAGCCGGCGCTCGGGTGGGCGCACCCCGACCTGGCCGCCCACTTCGCCTCTCTGGCCTCCGTCTACCACCGCCAGGGCCTGCACGCGGAGGCCGAGCCGCTCTTCGAGCGGGCCCTGGCCGTCCTGGATCTCGCACTGGAACCGGACAACGTGCGGCTGGCCGAGATACTGGAGGAATACGCGGAGCTGCTGCGGGCGACCAACCGGGGGGTCGAGGCGGGCCCGCTCGAAGCGCGCGCGCGGCGCATCCGCGCCACGCCGTAG
- a CDS encoding sulfite exporter TauE/SafE family protein, giving the protein MIVDPYFYLAATVAVLIVGMAKGGFGGGIAVVGVPLMAMVVSPFQAAAVMLPILMVMDVLAMRAYWGRWDWRNLRILLPAAMLGTLLGFVTARAISADGLRVLVAVVALVYAIQYFRRRPGDRSRPPRTGPGVFWGATAGFTSFSIHAGGPPLQAFLLPQRMHRTTFQATSVMFFFVVNWSKVGPYYWLGQWTTDNLLTSLVLLPLAPVGVFLGRYLHDRVDDELFFRVVHASLFVIGVKLLYDATGA; this is encoded by the coding sequence ATGATCGTCGATCCGTACTTCTATCTCGCCGCCACCGTCGCCGTGCTCATCGTCGGCATGGCCAAGGGCGGCTTCGGCGGGGGCATCGCCGTCGTCGGCGTGCCGCTGATGGCCATGGTCGTCAGCCCCTTCCAGGCGGCCGCCGTGATGCTGCCGATCCTGATGGTGATGGACGTCCTGGCGATGCGCGCCTACTGGGGCCGGTGGGACTGGCGCAACCTCAGGATCCTGCTGCCGGCCGCGATGCTGGGCACGCTTCTCGGCTTCGTGACCGCCCGCGCGATCTCCGCCGACGGTCTTCGCGTCCTGGTCGCCGTCGTCGCGCTCGTCTACGCGATCCAGTACTTCCGCCGCCGCCCCGGCGACCGTAGCCGTCCACCGCGGACCGGCCCCGGCGTGTTCTGGGGCGCCACGGCCGGGTTCACCAGCTTCTCGATCCACGCCGGCGGGCCGCCGCTGCAGGCGTTCCTGCTGCCGCAGCGCATGCACCGGACGACGTTCCAGGCCACCAGCGTGATGTTCTTCTTCGTGGTCAACTGGTCGAAGGTGGGTCCGTACTACTGGCTCGGCCAGTGGACGACGGACAACCTGCTGACGTCGCTGGTTCTCTTGCCGTTGGCGCCGGTGGGCGTTTTCCTCGGCCGCTATCTGCACGACCGGGTGGACGACGAGCTCTTCTTCCGCGTCGTTCACGCGTCGCTGTTCGTGATCGGGGTCAAGCTGTTGTACGACGCAACGGGCGCCTGA
- a CDS encoding Uma2 family endonuclease, with amino-acid sequence MTVQAAPAESAPLATDESNAPAAVHRLSLENGDRLTRREFERRYATRPDIKKAELIEGVVYVSAAVRLTSHAEPHSVALTWLGNYCAHTPRVRVADNATVRLDLDNEPQPDVLLRIEPQAGGQSQVSDDDYLDGAPELIVEIAASSATYDLHDKLRVYRRNGVREYVVWRVHDRRIDWFVLADDEYRRLEPDTDGVLHSTVFPGLRLAAKALLAGNVATVLAELRRGLDTDEHAAFVKRMAAAS; translated from the coding sequence ATGACAGTCCAGGCCGCTCCAGCGGAATCCGCTCCGCTCGCCACGGACGAGAGCAATGCGCCGGCCGCGGTGCACCGACTTTCCCTGGAGAACGGCGACCGGCTCACCCGGCGGGAGTTCGAGCGGCGGTACGCGACGCGGCCCGACATCAAGAAGGCGGAGTTGATCGAAGGAGTCGTCTACGTGTCAGCCGCCGTTCGTCTCACCAGCCACGCGGAGCCGCACTCCGTGGCTCTGACCTGGCTCGGAAACTACTGCGCCCACACACCGAGAGTTCGGGTGGCAGACAACGCCACGGTGCGTCTCGACCTCGACAACGAGCCCCAGCCGGACGTCCTGCTGCGCATCGAGCCGCAGGCCGGCGGCCAGTCGCAAGTCAGCGACGACGACTACCTCGACGGGGCGCCGGAGCTGATCGTCGAGATAGCAGCCAGCAGCGCGACGTACGACCTGCACGACAAGCTGCGGGTATACCGCCGCAACGGGGTCCGGGAGTACGTCGTCTGGCGCGTCCACGACCGGCGGATCGACTGGTTCGTGCTGGCGGACGACGAGTACCGCCGGCTGGAGCCCGACACGGACGGGGTTCTCCACAGCACCGTCTTCCCCGGCCTGCGGCTCGCCGCAAAGGCGCTGTTGGCCGGTAACGTCGCGACCGTGCTCGCCGAGCTGCGGCGCGGTCTCGACACCGACGAGCATGCCGCGTTCGTCAAGCGCATGGCGGCCGCGTCGTAG
- a CDS encoding DUF4340 domain-containing protein — MNELNKTAIFVGVALVLGVVAFASAPRRAAPDLFFDVGEAFFPEFADPDAAASLEVMEFDEDTASATPFQVTNQGGLWTIPSHHDYQADGAERLSNIAADIISLVKEDFRSDNVADHEALGVIEPSDLTTSSLVGRGTRVTVRDTNTEILADLIVGNRVPNRPGLRFVRIPEQKRVYTARFEADISTRFEDWIERNLLEVERDQVDHIVLNEYTVDEVTRRASPPSEFTLDKVDDTTWNGSGVTEDQEVDFVEVNRLVGAIIGMRIAGVRPKPAGMTGNLRDAAMAGRIGQTDIIDLINKGFYPTAEGGLLSNEGELLVRTTEGVLYTLRFGEIVYGRGDAILLGSDESDDEEAGPGENRYVFITAAFDEAALPEPDAADADAHASWERRVAEGREKAERLAARFSRWYYVVAASSYDRIHKPREDFLKEIEEVDAAGA; from the coding sequence ATGAACGAACTCAACAAGACGGCCATCTTCGTCGGCGTCGCCCTCGTCCTCGGCGTCGTGGCGTTCGCCAGCGCCCCGCGCCGGGCGGCTCCCGATCTCTTCTTCGACGTCGGCGAGGCGTTCTTCCCCGAGTTCGCCGACCCGGACGCGGCCGCGTCGCTGGAGGTGATGGAATTCGACGAGGATACCGCCTCGGCCACCCCGTTCCAGGTGACCAACCAGGGCGGGTTGTGGACCATCCCGTCGCACCACGACTACCAGGCCGACGGCGCCGAGCGGCTGTCCAACATCGCGGCGGACATCATCAGCCTGGTCAAGGAGGACTTCCGCTCGGACAACGTCGCCGACCACGAGGCGCTCGGAGTCATCGAGCCCTCCGATCTGACCACCTCCAGCCTGGTGGGCCGCGGCACCCGGGTGACCGTCCGGGACACCAACACCGAGATCCTCGCCGACCTGATCGTCGGCAACCGGGTCCCGAACCGGCCCGGACTGCGCTTCGTGCGAATCCCCGAGCAGAAACGGGTCTACACCGCCCGCTTCGAGGCCGACATCTCCACCCGCTTCGAGGACTGGATCGAGCGCAACCTGCTGGAGGTGGAGCGCGACCAGGTGGACCACATCGTGCTGAACGAGTACACCGTCGACGAGGTCACCCGCCGGGCCTCGCCGCCCAGCGAGTTCACGCTGGACAAGGTCGACGACACGACGTGGAACGGCTCCGGGGTCACGGAGGACCAGGAGGTCGACTTCGTCGAGGTCAACCGCCTCGTCGGCGCGATCATCGGCATGCGCATCGCCGGCGTCCGCCCCAAGCCGGCGGGGATGACCGGCAACCTGCGCGACGCCGCCATGGCCGGCCGCATCGGCCAGACCGACATCATCGACCTGATCAACAAGGGCTTCTACCCCACCGCCGAGGGGGGCCTGCTCTCCAACGAGGGCGAGCTGCTCGTGCGCACCACCGAGGGCGTGCTGTACACGCTGCGCTTCGGCGAGATCGTCTACGGCCGGGGCGACGCCATCCTGCTCGGCAGCGACGAGAGCGACGACGAGGAGGCCGGACCGGGCGAGAACCGCTACGTGTTCATCACCGCGGCGTTCGACGAGGCGGCCCTTCCCGAGCCGGACGCAGCGGACGCCGATGCGCACGCCTCGTGGGAACGGCGGGTCGCCGAGGGGCGCGAGAAGGCGGAACGACTGGCTGCGCGCTTCTCCCGCTGGTACTACGTCGTCGCGGCCAGCAGCTACGACCGCATCCACAAGCCGCGCGAGGACTTCCTGAAGGAAATCGAGGAAGTGGACGCAGCGGGCGCGTAG
- a CDS encoding MoxR family ATPase, which yields MHHDIEAIQEKIHQESAFVERLLGEVGRVIVGQRAMVERLVIGLLADGHVLMEGVPGLAKTLTVRTLARAIDTTFRRIQFTPDLLPADLIGTLIYDPQHSAFRTKKGPIFSNLILADEINRSPAKVQSALLEAMAERTVTIGDTTYPLEQPFLVLATQNPIEQEGTYPLPEAQVDRFMFKVVVGYPGRDDEIEVMRRMATGDEAKIEPVVHPDDIRRARSAVEMIYMDPQVERYIVDLVFATREPAGCGLQDLGQLIAFGASPRATINLARAARAHAFLRRRGYVTPEDVRSIGLDVLRHRVLLTYEAEAEEVSADDVVNRVLGKVEVP from the coding sequence ATGCACCACGACATCGAAGCGATACAGGAGAAGATCCACCAGGAGAGCGCCTTCGTCGAGCGGTTGCTCGGCGAGGTCGGACGGGTCATCGTCGGGCAGCGGGCCATGGTGGAGCGGCTCGTCATCGGCCTGCTGGCCGACGGGCACGTCCTGATGGAGGGGGTGCCGGGGCTGGCCAAGACCCTGACCGTCAGGACCCTGGCGCGAGCCATCGACACGACGTTCCGGCGGATCCAGTTCACGCCCGACCTGCTGCCCGCCGACTTGATCGGGACCCTGATCTACGACCCGCAGCACTCGGCATTCCGGACGAAGAAGGGGCCCATCTTCTCGAACCTGATCCTCGCCGACGAGATCAACCGCTCGCCCGCCAAGGTGCAGTCGGCGCTGCTCGAGGCCATGGCGGAGCGGACGGTGACGATCGGCGACACGACGTATCCGCTCGAGCAGCCGTTTCTGGTGCTCGCCACCCAGAACCCGATCGAGCAGGAGGGGACGTATCCGCTGCCCGAGGCGCAGGTCGACCGGTTCATGTTCAAGGTCGTCGTCGGGTACCCGGGGAGGGACGACGAGATCGAGGTTATGCGCCGGATGGCCACCGGCGACGAGGCGAAAATCGAGCCCGTCGTTCATCCCGACGACATCCGCCGCGCGCGGTCCGCGGTGGAGATGATCTACATGGACCCGCAGGTGGAGCGCTACATCGTCGATCTGGTGTTCGCCACCCGCGAGCCGGCGGGCTGCGGCCTGCAGGACCTGGGCCAGCTCATCGCGTTCGGCGCCTCGCCGCGCGCCACGATCAACCTGGCCCGGGCGGCGCGGGCCCATGCGTTCCTCCGCCGGCGCGGCTACGTGACGCCGGAGGACGTCCGCTCCATCGGCCTCGACGTGCTTCGCCACCGGGTGCTGCTCACCTACGAGGCGGAGGCCGAGGAGGTGTCCGCGGACGACGTCGTCAACCGCGTGCTGGGCAAGGTGGAAGTGCCGTAG
- a CDS encoding DUF58 domain-containing protein, producing MIPREVLRQVRRVEIATRGLVNDVFSGEYHSVFKGRGMSFAEVREYQYGDDIRSIDWNVTARTGAPFVKVFEEERELTVVLLVDVSGSGDFGSGGRMKEEVAAEICAILAFSAIKNNDKVGLILFSDRIEKFVPPRKGRRHVLRVLRELIYTRAEGRGTDVGGALEYLARVVSRRAVVFVVSDFLAGGHHQALAVAARRHDLVAIRIGDRREAELPDIGLVDFEDAETGARLTVNLSDRAFREAFAADARSAEEGRTQLFRRTGVDVIEVAADRPYIERLMRFFRERARRFR from the coding sequence ATGATTCCGCGCGAGGTCCTCAGGCAGGTGCGGCGGGTGGAGATCGCGACGCGCGGTCTGGTGAACGACGTGTTCTCCGGGGAGTACCACTCCGTCTTCAAGGGCCGCGGAATGAGCTTCGCCGAAGTGCGCGAGTACCAGTACGGTGACGACATCCGCAGCATCGACTGGAACGTCACCGCGCGCACCGGCGCCCCGTTCGTGAAGGTGTTCGAGGAGGAGCGCGAGCTGACCGTCGTGCTGCTGGTGGACGTGAGCGGCTCGGGAGACTTCGGCTCGGGCGGGCGCATGAAGGAAGAGGTGGCGGCGGAGATCTGCGCGATCCTCGCGTTCAGCGCGATCAAGAACAACGACAAGGTGGGATTGATCCTGTTCAGCGACCGCATCGAGAAGTTCGTCCCGCCGCGCAAGGGCCGGCGGCACGTGCTGCGGGTGCTGCGCGAGCTGATCTACACGCGGGCGGAGGGGCGGGGCACCGACGTCGGCGGTGCGCTGGAATACCTCGCGCGGGTGGTCTCGCGCCGCGCCGTGGTGTTCGTGGTCTCCGACTTCCTTGCCGGGGGCCACCACCAGGCGCTGGCCGTCGCAGCGCGTCGGCACGACCTGGTCGCCATCCGCATCGGAGACCGGCGGGAGGCCGAGCTGCCCGACATCGGCCTGGTCGACTTCGAGGACGCCGAGACGGGAGCGCGGCTGACCGTGAACCTGTCGGATCGGGCGTTCCGGGAGGCATTCGCGGCCGACGCGCGGTCGGCCGAGGAGGGGCGCACGCAGCTCTTCCGGCGGACCGGGGTCGACGTGATCGAGGTGGCCGCGGACCGTCCCTACATCGAGCGGTTGATGCGATTCTTCCGCGAGCGGGCGAGGCGGTTCCGATGA
- a CDS encoding VWA domain-containing protein, protein MIDRFVDPHYLLLLLLLPPLAWWYATRAERSLGAVRYPVVDRLVRADRRRTGRWRHVPFGLRILALALLLIAFARPQTGVTAENVATDGIDIVLVLDLSSSMLAEDLEPNRIGAAREAAASFVRRRSNDRIGLVVFAGEAFTQAPLTLDHRVVTTLIEELEVGVIEDGTAIGMGLATAVKRLDDSSAESKVVVLLTDGRNNRGSIDPPTAAQMAQALGVRIYAVGAGTRGAAPIPVDDPLFGRRTVQVQVDIDDEALEGIASLTGGRYFRATDRESLERVYEEIDALETTAIEMTSFTRYGELFHLPLGAGLGLLLLEAALGRTVLRRLP, encoded by the coding sequence ATGATCGACCGGTTCGTGGACCCGCACTACCTGCTGCTCCTGTTGCTGTTGCCGCCGCTCGCCTGGTGGTACGCCACCCGCGCGGAGCGCTCGCTCGGCGCCGTGCGGTACCCGGTGGTCGACCGGCTGGTGCGTGCGGACCGGCGCCGCACCGGGCGCTGGCGGCACGTGCCCTTCGGGTTGCGCATCCTGGCGCTGGCGCTGCTGCTGATCGCGTTCGCCCGCCCGCAGACCGGGGTGACGGCCGAGAACGTCGCCACCGACGGCATCGACATCGTGCTGGTGCTGGACCTGTCGAGTTCCATGCTGGCCGAGGACCTGGAGCCGAACCGCATCGGGGCGGCCCGGGAGGCGGCCGCGAGCTTCGTGCGGCGGCGGTCGAACGATCGCATCGGGCTGGTCGTCTTCGCCGGCGAGGCGTTCACGCAGGCGCCGCTCACCCTCGACCACCGCGTGGTGACCACGCTGATCGAGGAGCTGGAGGTAGGCGTCATCGAGGACGGCACGGCGATCGGCATGGGGCTGGCCACCGCCGTCAAGCGGCTCGACGATTCGAGCGCCGAATCGAAGGTCGTCGTGCTGCTCACCGACGGCCGGAACAACCGGGGCTCGATCGATCCGCCGACGGCGGCCCAGATGGCCCAGGCGCTGGGAGTACGCATCTATGCCGTCGGGGCGGGCACGCGCGGCGCGGCGCCCATACCGGTGGACGATCCGCTGTTCGGCCGCCGCACCGTCCAGGTGCAGGTCGACATCGACGACGAGGCGCTCGAGGGGATCGCATCGCTGACCGGCGGCCGCTACTTTCGGGCGACCGACCGGGAGAGCCTGGAGCGCGTCTATGAGGAAATAGACGCCCTGGAGACGACCGCGATCGAGATGACCTCGTTCACGCGCTACGGCGAGCTGTTCCACCTGCCGCTCGGCGCCGGGCTCGGGCTGCTGCTGCTGGAGGCGGCGCTCGGCCGGACCGTGCTGAGGCGCTTGCCGTAA
- a CDS encoding VWA domain-containing protein — protein sequence MFRFGFEGLLYAYLLLPALAALEWWAAARRRRALDRFGERGRIDRLTAAVSRRGRAARTALMLAAVMLLVTALARPQFGDRVETVRREGQDVVVALDLSASMEAEDAAPNRLAAAKLAVGRLIQRLDGDRIGLVAFAGEAFVQSPLTLDYAAAALFLNAMEPGLVPVPGTDLGQALEVALDGFGELEGRSRQLVVITDGEDHEGAIDAAVERAVDEGVQVHTVGMGSTEGVPIPSFDEAGEPNGFLRDAEGSVVTTRLDDATLRRVADRTGGAYYHAAAGAGAAFDRLVEELTGGEGAEIESREVTRYEEQYQIFLGLALVLLLAETLVPERRRAAEAWIGRLR from the coding sequence ATGTTCCGTTTCGGGTTCGAGGGCCTGCTCTACGCGTACCTGCTACTGCCGGCGCTGGCGGCGCTGGAGTGGTGGGCGGCCGCGCGGCGGCGGCGCGCGCTCGATCGGTTCGGTGAGCGCGGGCGGATCGACCGGCTGACCGCCGCGGTCAGCCGCCGCGGCCGGGCGGCGCGTACGGCGCTGATGCTCGCGGCGGTGATGCTGCTGGTGACGGCGCTCGCCCGACCGCAGTTCGGCGACCGCGTCGAGACGGTGCGGCGCGAGGGGCAGGACGTGGTGGTGGCGCTCGATCTGTCGGCGTCGATGGAGGCCGAGGACGCCGCTCCCAACCGGCTCGCCGCGGCCAAGCTGGCCGTCGGCCGTCTGATCCAGCGGCTCGACGGGGACAGGATCGGATTGGTGGCGTTCGCCGGCGAGGCTTTCGTGCAGAGCCCCCTGACGCTGGACTACGCAGCGGCGGCGTTGTTCCTCAACGCGATGGAGCCGGGGCTGGTGCCGGTGCCGGGGACCGATCTCGGCCAGGCCCTGGAAGTGGCGCTCGACGGCTTCGGCGAGCTGGAAGGGCGGAGTCGTCAACTCGTGGTCATCACGGACGGGGAAGATCACGAGGGCGCGATCGACGCGGCCGTCGAACGCGCCGTGGACGAGGGCGTACAGGTCCACACCGTCGGCATGGGGTCGACCGAGGGCGTGCCGATTCCGAGCTTCGACGAGGCGGGCGAGCCGAACGGCTTCCTGCGGGACGCGGAGGGAAGCGTCGTCACGACGCGTCTCGACGACGCAACGCTGCGGCGGGTGGCGGACCGGACGGGCGGCGCCTATTATCACGCGGCGGCCGGTGCGGGGGCCGCGTTCGATCGGCTCGTGGAGGAGCTGACGGGCGGCGAGGGCGCGGAGATCGAGTCGCGCGAGGTGACCCGCTACGAGGAGCAGTACCAGATCTTTCTCGGCCTGGCACTGGTGTTGCTGCTGGCCGAGACGTTGGTTCCGGAGCGGCGTCGGGCCGCGGAGGCCTGGATCGGGAGGTTGCGCTGA
- a CDS encoding tetratricopeptide repeat protein, which translates to MRVSPVVVLVLAMVSVGLPSFSVAQAGRADVQEGNRLYREGRYDEAHEKYLDGLRAAPDSPVIRFNDANALYQSDDFGRAVDAYRGALEAADPALQAQAWYNLGNALYRQRQVEGAREAYKEALRRNPGDTDAKHNLEVALEQLQQQEQQQQRQQQQSDDSEDQDQQNQDRQQSGQDGQEQASESRQPPEQPPEENPEDQPGRDGQEERQSSGAQPEPETGEGDAQPQPGQMSREEAERLLQAITEDPGRIQRQRRSADPGRRTRRPW; encoded by the coding sequence ATGCGGGTGTCACCGGTCGTCGTGCTGGTGCTGGCCATGGTCAGCGTCGGGTTGCCGTCGTTCTCGGTGGCGCAGGCGGGACGGGCCGACGTGCAGGAGGGAAACCGTCTCTATCGCGAAGGCCGCTACGACGAGGCCCACGAGAAGTACCTCGATGGCCTGCGCGCCGCTCCGGACTCGCCGGTGATCCGCTTCAACGACGCCAACGCGCTGTACCAATCGGACGATTTCGGGAGGGCCGTCGACGCCTATCGCGGGGCTCTCGAGGCGGCCGACCCGGCGCTGCAGGCGCAGGCCTGGTACAACCTGGGGAACGCTCTCTACCGGCAGCGGCAGGTGGAGGGCGCGCGAGAGGCCTACAAGGAGGCGCTGCGGCGCAACCCCGGGGATACCGACGCGAAGCACAACCTGGAGGTGGCCCTGGAGCAGTTGCAGCAGCAGGAACAGCAGCAGCAACGACAGCAACAGCAGTCCGACGACTCCGAGGACCAGGACCAGCAGAATCAGGACCGGCAGCAATCGGGACAGGACGGACAGGAGCAGGCGTCCGAATCCCGGCAACCCCCGGAGCAGCCGCCGGAGGAGAACCCGGAGGATCAGCCGGGGCGGGACGGGCAGGAGGAGCGGCAGTCGAGCGGCGCGCAGCCCGAACCGGAAACCGGCGAGGGGGACGCGCAGCCGCAGCCCGGGCAGATGAGTCGTGAGGAGGCGGAGCGGCTGCTGCAGGCGATTACCGAGGATCCCGGCCGGATTCAGCGGCAGCGACGGTCCGCCGATCCCGGCCGGCGCACGCGACGACCGTGGTGA